Below is a genomic region from Pseudomonas extremaustralis.
CGTCCTGCGCCACGATCTGCGCGACCTGATTGCCTTCCAGCTGGCGCGTCCAGGTCTCGCCGCCGTCCGTGCTGTGCAGCACCACGCCGCTGTGGCCCACCGCCCAGCCTTCGCTGGCGGAGACAAACGCCACCGCCGTCAGCGCCACACTCACCGGCACGTGCCTGGCCTGGCGCCATGTGTGCCCGCGATCGTCGGAAAGCCGCACGATACCGCGCTCGCCCACCGCCACCAGGCGCTCGCCGGCAGCGGTGACGGCCAGGTGCAGTGCCTGTTGGGCGCGCTGGCTTTCCAATGCGGGAAGCTCCAGCAGATCGGGAACGGATGGGGGGTTGGCAGACTGGGCAACGCTCGACACGGCAGCGATGAAAAGGGCAACGGCAGCGGACAGCGAGCGCCGCAAAAGCGGATTCTGGGTGAGCATGGTACGTACTCGACTTCAAAACGTCCCCGCGACGTCACCGCTGTGCGCGGCGTCGGCGGGGCGAGTCATGGCAATGGAACCGGCCACCGGACACGCGCCGGATGCCGGAACCGCAGGTAGATAACGGCCTTAGCGCACGCCTTCGGCGGCGACCGCGTCCCCGGTGAAATGGGCATCGGGATGACGCGGGACAAGCGTGTATTTCGCGCCATTGAGCGACTGCGTCGAGCTCATGGTGTTGGCCTGCAAGTTGAAGATATTCGCTGGTTTCATCGCCAGCATCGGCACTTGCGGCAATACGAACGGCGTCACCTGGCTGGTGCGCCAGAGCTTGCCTTCGCTGTCGTAGCCATCGACCAACAGCACCATCCACGAGTCCTCGTCGATGTAGAACTTGCGCTTGGGCACCGCGTGGCGCTTGCCGCTGGCAACGGTGGCTTCCACTTCCCAGACCCGATGCAGTTCCCAACGCAGCTTGTCCGGGTTCAGGTGATGGGCGCCGTAGGCTTCATCCACCGAAGCGGTAACCAGTGCGTTGTCGTTGTACGGCACATACATCTCGCGCTTGCCGATCAGTTTCCAGTCGAAACGATCCACATGGCCGAGGAAGCCCAGCACCTCGTCAAAGTAGTTGGCGCCGGAAGCGACGAAGTCCGGTGTGTCATAGGCCACGGTGGGCGCGCGACGGACCCGACGCTGCCCGACCAGATACTGCCAGGCCTGGCGCGATTGCTTGACGTCGATGCTGTCGCGGAACACCAGGGATTCACCCGACTTGAAGGGCGGCGCGATGGTGCTGAAGCGCTGGAGGAAGTACTCGCCGTTCCATTTTTCCGGCGAACCGTCCTTGTAGTAATACGGGTACTGGTTGGACTGGTCGTTTTCCGTGGCGATGGTGCGCGAGCCGTCGGCGGTCAGAATGACGTTCTTGAAACTGGCGACGTCGGTGGCTTCGTTCTCCACGCGCAACAAGTGGTTCCAGATGACTTCTACGCCTTCCTTGGGAATCGGGAACGGCACACCGCCGTAACAGCCCTGCATCGACTTGCCGCCATCCTTGATCTGGCACTGGGTGGCGTTTTTCGCGGTGTTGTCGTACACGAACTGCGGGGCGAGGCCGGTGCGGTGGGTGGGGTACACGTCAAGGCGCAAGCTCTGCGCATACTTCTTCAGCAGCGCCTGGGTGCCTTCCGAGAGCTTGTCGGCGTATTGCGCCATGTTCTGCGCATTGATTTGCAGCAGCACTTTTTCGTTGCCGAACACCTGGGTGGGAATATCGCCGACCTTGGTGCTGGCCGCCGCTATCGTCGGGGTCGGGCTCCACGCCGGGATGCTGCCGTCCTTGTTGCCGGCACGCTCGGCCCCCATGGGCGTCAGGGTGGTTTTCAAGGTCGCGGCCTCTTGGGCGCTGACCGCCGCCTGTGCACCGCTGGCACTGCCGATCAGGGCCGCGAGGGCCAGATAAATCGCTGTTGTCTTAGGCATTGTTATTGTCCTTAAACCTGGGGGGCCAACTCAAAACGTGCGTTGAATCGACAGCGAAACGAAATCGCGGTCACCGTGGAAGTTCTTGTAGGAGAGCTCGGGCGCAGGGGTGTCGTAGCGGATGATCGAGCCAGCCGGACCGTAGTAATGGGTGAAGTTCAGGCTGGCCTGGACGGTCTTCTGATACTCGCCTTTGATGCCGAAGCTGACATTGCCGCCATGCTCGGAAGGAAACAGCACGCCGTTGACCGACGAACGCCCGGACAGCCCGTAACTCAAGCCAACAGGGAGTTGCACATCGAGGCCCGGGAGGACCTGGAAGTACTCCGGCGAAAAGATGAATTGCAGGGCCGTGGCGTCGCGGGTGGCCAGCGGATCGAGTTGGTCTTTGTTGTCCGTGATGCTGAGGCGCCGGTTGAAAGCGATCTCTCCGAGAAAGGAGGCGGCGTCCCACATCGGACTCGCACTCAACACGGAAACAGTCGAGAGGTTCATATGCAGGGTGCGGCCCACTGGAAACGCGGCGTGCCTGTTGCCATCAGCCCCCGCGCTTTCGGGCACGATGACGGTGTTGCCGGACGCCACCAGCGGCATGTTGTCGCGAAAGGACATCTCCGCCGCCACGTTGGTTTCGCCCACCAGCGTGCTCACGCTGAAGCCGACGGTGCGAATATCCTCGCCGTAGACCTGTTCGTACACACCGGTATCCGGGTGCAGGTAGAACTGCGGCATCTTGTCGTGGAACTGCGCGGCGTAAAGGCCGTATTCGAAGTCACCCGACTTGACCTTCAACTGCAGGCCGCCCTGCCCCGAGTTTTTGGCATCGATGTCATCACCGCGCCGCGCGCTGACACCCGGCCCCAGGATCAGCGTCTCGCCGCCCTCATCGACAAAGTCGGCAAAGCTGAAATAACTGCCCGCGCCAGGCAGCCGGCTCTTGCGCCATTCAAGCTGGTAGTAGGCGCCGATCGACACATCGGGGGTGATCTGCAACTGGCCGGAAAGCTGCCCCACCGGGCGCAGGATTTCCTTGAATTGGGAGTTGGGCACCGACAGGGCCTTGATCAGATCCAGGGATGTCTGCGCCGCTGCGATGCCGTTGCTGCCAAAGAACAGGCTTTCCCCATACAGCTGGGTAAAACGCCCGGCCTTGAGATTGAGGCCCATGTCGCCGGGGGCAAAACTGCCATAGACGAACGCATCCAGAAACTCAGCCTTGCGACCGTGCAGTTTCTGGGTGGCGTCGGTGAAGTGGTTGTAATTGACCGACTTGGAATTGACCAGCGCGCCGTCCATCGCACCGGGGTTGTCGTTCGACTGGTTATAGACATCGTCGTACCAGGCCGCGCCACTCACGCGCAGCCCATAGTTACGCTTGTAGCGCAGGTCGAACTCGGAGAGCAGGTCGAAGCGGTTGGAAATCAGGCCCTTGCCAAAGTTCTGGTCGCCATCGTTGGTGTTGGCCTGCACGCCAACGGAATTGTTCGCCACACTGCCTTTGGCGCCTTCCACGCGCCAGGCCGCACTGTATTTAACGGTGTTGTCCAACGACATGCGCAGGTCAGGGTTGCCAGCATCTATCTGGAAAGCAAAGGCCGGTCCCGTGGCACAGGCGCTGGCAAGGGCGAGAACGGTCGTCTTGAAGGGAAATCTGGGCAGACGGGCTCCATGCAGCATGTTGAGATCCTCGACTTGTTATTTTTATGTGGGGGGTCACACACCTAGAAGACGCATGGCGCGCCGACTGGTCTGTGCTCTCGCAGCACAAATTATTACCGCCGAGGATTACCGTCCAATACCATAAAACCAACGACGCAATACCTTTTAGGTATCTAAAAAGGTCGGCCAAGACGGCCGTTCACGGCGCTGGCCGGTTCGCGTAGTCTGCTCGAAACCGCGCGCGCGATTGCCTGCAGCGCGCCCGACTCCTCCACAAAAGGCCTGCCCGATGGACCTTCGTCACCTTCGCTATTTCGTCGCCGTCGCCGAGGAAAAAAATATCGGCCGCGCCGCCGTTCGCCTGCATATTTCCCAGCCACCGCTGACCCGCCAGATTCAGCAACTGGAAGAAGACCTGGGGGTGCAACTGTTTAACCGCACGCCCCGCGGGATGGAGTTGACCCCCGCCGGCGAACTGCTGCTCGACGAGGCGCGCAACATCCGCTCGGTGGTCGAACAGGCCACCGAACGCACCCAGCGGGCGGGCCAGGGCAAGCTCGGGCGGCTGGACGTCGCGGTGTTCGGCTCGGGCATTCTTGACGCGATTCCCAAGCTGCTGCTGACCTTCAGCCGCGCGTTTCCGGACGTGAAAGTGGTGCTTCACAACATGAACAAAGAGGCGCAGATTCAAGCCTTGCGGCAAAAGCGCATTGACGCAGGGTTTAACCGGTTCATCTCACCGTTGAACGACATCGCCAATGAGGTGGTCACCACCGAGCGCCTGCTGCTGGCAGTCAACGAAGCATCACCGCTCGCACACCAGGCATCGATCCCGCTTCGGGCATTGGCTGACTATCCGCTTATCGTGTTCCCGTCCGGGCCGCGCCCCAGCTTTGTCGACAACGTCATGAGCCTGTGCCAGCAGGCGGGCTTCACGCCAAACGTCGCTCAAGAGGTGGGCGACACGGTGACGGGCGTGGCGCTGGTAGCGAGCAATTTCGGCATCTGCCTGGTGCCGGAATCCGCCACCGTGCTCGCGCTTTGCGGGGTGGTGTATCGCCCATTGACCGACCTCCCGGAAAACGCCGGCGTCGACCTGAACTGTATTTATCGGTTCGATGACCCGTCACCGCTGCTCAAGTCGTTCCTGGACACGGTTCGGGCGTTTCGCAGGGACAGGGCCGCCGCCAGTGGCGAGCATTGATCGCCAGGCGGTGGCCTTGCGTGAGGAGCCAACAGCATTGGCAGCCGCCCAAGCGGCTGCCAATGGCCAATCAATGACTCAAATCGATCACCATGCGGCCTTTGATTTTGCCCTGCTGCATTTCGTCGAAGATGTCATTGATGTCTTCGATCGGGCGCAACGTGACCTTCGGCACGACCTTGCCTTGCGCGGCAAACTCGAAGGCTTCGACGAGGTCTTGTCGGGTGCCGACCAGTGAGCCGACCACCTCGATCCCGTCGAGCACCAAACGCGGAATATCCAGGCTCATGGCTTCCGGCGGCAGCCCGACGGCGACCAGGCGTCCGCCGGCACGCAGGGCGCCGACCGCGGAGTTGAAGGCGACCTTGGCGACGGCCGTCACGACCGCCGCGTGAGCGCCGCCGACCTTCTCCTGAATGACTTTTGCGGCGTCTTCATTGCGCGAGTTGATGACCAGATCGGCGCCCATTTCCTTGGCGAATTGCAGTTGATCGTCGTTGATGTCCACGGCAATCACTCGGGCGTTGAACACATTTTTTGCGTACTGCAACGCCAGGTTGCCCAGGCCGCCCAGCCCGTAGATCGCGATCCATTGCCCAGGACGAATATTGGAAACCTTCACGGCTTTGTAAGTCGTCACGCCGGCACAGGTCACGCTGCTCGCGGCGGCAGAGTCGAGGCCATCAGGCACTTTCACCGAGTAATCGGCGACGACAATGCACTCTTCGGCCATGGCGCCATCGACGGTATACCCGGAGTTCTTGACGTTGCGGCAGAGGGTCTCGTTGCCGCTGTTGCAGTATTCGCAATGCCCGCAGCCTTGGAAG
It encodes:
- a CDS encoding DUF1329 domain-containing protein, which codes for MPKTTAIYLALAALIGSASGAQAAVSAQEAATLKTTLTPMGAERAGNKDGSIPAWSPTPTIAAASTKVGDIPTQVFGNEKVLLQINAQNMAQYADKLSEGTQALLKKYAQSLRLDVYPTHRTGLAPQFVYDNTAKNATQCQIKDGGKSMQGCYGGVPFPIPKEGVEVIWNHLLRVENEATDVASFKNVILTADGSRTIATENDQSNQYPYYYKDGSPEKWNGEYFLQRFSTIAPPFKSGESLVFRDSIDVKQSRQAWQYLVGQRRVRRAPTVAYDTPDFVASGANYFDEVLGFLGHVDRFDWKLIGKREMYVPYNDNALVTASVDEAYGAHHLNPDKLRWELHRVWEVEATVASGKRHAVPKRKFYIDEDSWMVLLVDGYDSEGKLWRTSQVTPFVLPQVPMLAMKPANIFNLQANTMSSTQSLNGAKYTLVPRHPDAHFTGDAVAAEGVR
- a CDS encoding DUF1302 domain-containing protein, whose product is MLHGARLPRFPFKTTVLALASACATGPAFAFQIDAGNPDLRMSLDNTVKYSAAWRVEGAKGSVANNSVGVQANTNDGDQNFGKGLISNRFDLLSEFDLRYKRNYGLRVSGAAWYDDVYNQSNDNPGAMDGALVNSKSVNYNHFTDATQKLHGRKAEFLDAFVYGSFAPGDMGLNLKAGRFTQLYGESLFFGSNGIAAAQTSLDLIKALSVPNSQFKEILRPVGQLSGQLQITPDVSIGAYYQLEWRKSRLPGAGSYFSFADFVDEGGETLILGPGVSARRGDDIDAKNSGQGGLQLKVKSGDFEYGLYAAQFHDKMPQFYLHPDTGVYEQVYGEDIRTVGFSVSTLVGETNVAAEMSFRDNMPLVASGNTVIVPESAGADGNRHAAFPVGRTLHMNLSTVSVLSASPMWDAASFLGEIAFNRRLSITDNKDQLDPLATRDATALQFIFSPEYFQVLPGLDVQLPVGLSYGLSGRSSVNGVLFPSEHGGNVSFGIKGEYQKTVQASLNFTHYYGPAGSIIRYDTPAPELSYKNFHGDRDFVSLSIQRTF
- a CDS encoding LysR substrate-binding domain-containing protein, translating into MDLRHLRYFVAVAEEKNIGRAAVRLHISQPPLTRQIQQLEEDLGVQLFNRTPRGMELTPAGELLLDEARNIRSVVEQATERTQRAGQGKLGRLDVAVFGSGILDAIPKLLLTFSRAFPDVKVVLHNMNKEAQIQALRQKRIDAGFNRFISPLNDIANEVVTTERLLLAVNEASPLAHQASIPLRALADYPLIVFPSGPRPSFVDNVMSLCQQAGFTPNVAQEVGDTVTGVALVASNFGICLVPESATVLALCGVVYRPLTDLPENAGVDLNCIYRFDDPSPLLKSFLDTVRAFRRDRAAASGEH
- the adhP gene encoding alcohol dehydrogenase AdhP — its product is MKAAVVAQGQRVNVIEKTLRPLKHGEALLKMQCCGVCHTDLHVKNGDFGDKTGVILGHEGIGVVQAVGPGVTSLKPGDRASVAWFFQGCGHCEYCNSGNETLCRNVKNSGYTVDGAMAEECIVVADYSVKVPDGLDSAAASSVTCAGVTTYKAVKVSNIRPGQWIAIYGLGGLGNLALQYAKNVFNARVIAVDINDDQLQFAKEMGADLVINSRNEDAAKVIQEKVGGAHAAVVTAVAKVAFNSAVGALRAGGRLVAVGLPPEAMSLDIPRLVLDGIEVVGSLVGTRQDLVEAFEFAAQGKVVPKVTLRPIEDINDIFDEMQQGKIKGRMVIDLSH